Proteins encoded together in one Azospirillaceae bacterium window:
- a CDS encoding YafY family protein: MRRADRLFDIVQLLRGGRLRTAQEIAARLEVSVRTIYRDIDALAASGVPIEGERGVGYVLRGPMLLPPLSFTETELQALALGARLVRAWADPELAQAAEEVLAKVDAVTSPDRRDALWRRDLRAFGLRMGPDLRTRLARLRRAVRGRHKVRLRYADANGAVTTRVVRPLGLEAWGHAWTLTAWCELRADFRAFRLDRMAAAEALSDTFRSEPGRTLQDYLARLRTEGWTVEDG; this comes from the coding sequence ATGCGGCGGGCGGACCGGCTCTTCGACATCGTGCAACTGCTGCGCGGCGGGCGTCTGCGCACCGCGCAGGAGATCGCCGCACGGCTGGAGGTGTCGGTCCGCACCATCTACCGCGACATCGACGCATTGGCCGCGTCCGGTGTCCCGATCGAGGGCGAGCGCGGCGTCGGCTACGTGCTGCGCGGCCCGATGCTGCTCCCGCCGCTGTCCTTCACCGAAACGGAGTTGCAGGCGTTGGCGCTCGGCGCCCGGCTGGTGCGGGCCTGGGCCGATCCGGAGCTGGCGCAGGCCGCCGAGGAAGTGCTGGCCAAGGTCGATGCCGTGACGTCCCCCGACCGCCGGGATGCGCTGTGGCGGAGGGATCTGCGGGCATTCGGCCTCCGGATGGGGCCGGATCTGCGCACGCGGCTGGCGCGGCTGCGGCGCGCCGTGCGAGGGCGGCACAAGGTCCGCCTGCGCTATGCGGACGCCAACGGGGCCGTCACCACGCGGGTCGTCCGGCCCCTCGGCCTGGAGGCCTGGGGCCATGCCTGGACGCTGACGGCGTGGTGCGAATTGCGCGCCGACTTCCGCGCGTTCCGCCTGGACCGGATGGCGGCGGCGGAAGCCCTCTCCGACACGTTCCGGTCCGAGCCCGGCCGCACGTTGCAGGATTATCTCGCCCGCCTGCGCACGGAGGGCTGGACGGTCGAGGACGGATAG
- a CDS encoding Rrf2 family transcriptional regulator — protein sequence MLRASRKLVFAIEALLDIAYNAGGDPVRSSGITERHGIPRRYLEPVLQQLVRDGVLESLRGPRGGYRLARERSRISLGDIVRAVRTLESAEDVIEDPSGSDLGVRVVRPLFAELQDELMARLDGITLDDLCTRARLAGISSEAKERIDFVI from the coding sequence ATGCTGCGCGCTTCCAGAAAACTCGTCTTCGCCATCGAGGCCCTGTTGGACATCGCCTACAACGCCGGCGGTGATCCTGTGCGCAGCAGTGGAATCACGGAGCGCCACGGCATTCCCCGCCGGTATCTGGAACCGGTCCTCCAGCAGCTCGTCCGGGACGGCGTCCTAGAAAGCCTGCGCGGCCCCCGCGGCGGTTACCGGTTGGCGCGCGAGCGGTCGCGGATATCGCTCGGCGACATCGTCCGGGCCGTGCGGACGCTGGAATCGGCCGAAGACGTGATCGAAGACCCGTCCGGTTCGGATCTGGGGGTGAGGGTGGTGCGCCCGCTGTTTGCCGAATTGCAGGACGAGCTGATGGCGCGGCTCGACGGCATCACGCTGGACGACCTGTGCACCCGCGCCCGCCTCGCCGGGATCAGCAGCGAAGCGAAAGAACGAATTGATTTTGTGATTTGA
- the dut gene encoding dUTP diphosphatase, giving the protein MTEHSPPAIDWAPGIEVRVTDPRLHDWGLPRYQSDLAAGLDLCACLDEPLDLAPQASAVLIPSGIAVLMGHPHLAAVVLPRSGLGHRKGLVLGNGTGLIDADYTATIMVSAWNRNPPGSEPIRIQPGERIAQLVFLPIVRPVLRLVEDFSATTQRGGGGFGSTGTLSGGSHRG; this is encoded by the coding sequence ATGACCGAACACTCTCCCCCCGCGATCGACTGGGCCCCTGGAATCGAGGTGCGGGTCACCGATCCTCGCCTGCACGACTGGGGGCTACCGCGCTACCAATCCGACTTGGCGGCCGGGCTCGACCTGTGCGCCTGTCTGGACGAGCCCCTTGATCTCGCCCCGCAGGCGTCGGCCGTGCTGATTCCGTCGGGGATCGCGGTGCTGATGGGCCACCCGCATCTGGCCGCCGTGGTGCTTCCGCGGTCGGGCCTGGGCCACCGCAAGGGGCTGGTGCTGGGCAATGGCACCGGCCTGATCGACGCCGACTACACGGCCACCATCATGGTCAGCGCCTGGAACCGGAACCCGCCGGGATCCGAACCGATCCGGATCCAGCCGGGCGAACGCATTGCCCAACTGGTGTTCCTGCCCATCGTACGGCCGGTTTTGCGACTGGTGGAGGACTTCTCGGCCACGACCCAAAGGGGCGGGGGCGGCTTCGGATCCACCGGAACCTTGTCCGGCGGCAGCCACCGCGGTTGA